From Microbacterium pseudoresistens, the proteins below share one genomic window:
- a CDS encoding nitrilase-related carbon-nitrogen hydrolase, translated as MKEKRIFASGEDAPSVVRTPLGGLGVLVCYDLEFPEVPRALALAGADIIAAPVNWLLLPRPEGEHAPEVVQAMADDRGASRPARAAFVPATIAARDGDARGAGRGGNAAAVLNDMINSNLTTRDDPERMEKICASGIVESTVALVAAARESGIPIFWIQVERRADRADTMSIKTDLLHRRVTVPKPPVLAGSFEAQNIDELPIDLDDQAEWRALCAPVPISDTTS; from the coding sequence CTGAAGGAGAAGCGGATCTTCGCCTCGGGCGAGGATGCCCCATCCGTCGTCCGCACGCCGCTCGGAGGCCTCGGGGTCCTCGTGTGCTACGACCTCGAGTTCCCCGAGGTTCCGCGGGCTCTGGCGCTCGCCGGGGCCGACATCATCGCGGCGCCGGTCAACTGGCTCCTGCTCCCGCGGCCCGAGGGCGAGCATGCGCCGGAGGTCGTCCAAGCCATGGCCGACGATCGTGGTGCCTCTCGTCCAGCGCGTGCCGCGTTCGTCCCCGCGACGATCGCAGCACGCGACGGCGACGCGCGAGGAGCGGGCCGCGGTGGCAATGCCGCGGCGGTGTTGAACGACATGATCAACTCCAACCTCACTACACGAGACGATCCGGAGAGGATGGAGAAGATCTGTGCATCCGGAATCGTGGAGAGCACGGTGGCGCTGGTCGCCGCCGCGCGTGAGTCGGGCATCCCGATCTTCTGGATCCAGGTGGAGCGGCGCGCCGACCGGGCGGACACCATGTCGATCAAGACCGACCTGCTCCATCGTCGAGTCACCGTGCCGAAGCCGCCGGTGCTCGCAGGCAGCTTCGAGGCACAGAACATCGACGAACTACCGATCGACCTCGACGACCAGGCGGAGTGGAGAGCGCTATGCGCACCGGTGCCGATCTCGGATACGACATCGTGA